Proteins encoded in a region of the Paenibacillus sp. E222 genome:
- a CDS encoding NAD(P)/FAD-dependent oxidoreductase, which yields MKRAAIVGAGIGGLTSALLLNKQGWDVTVYERGSRVGGRIGYEQEGDYRIDQGPTIVLLPEMLLGILEEAGVDRSKVELLRCDPLYRVHYSSGRVMTKMTAREQQAEEIERLFPGESQGFSKFMKDMDTLFPAGRAAFLERAFPRKRDFFTPSLMSLMGRLRAHKSVRKAVGDYFQHEELLDAYSLQSLYIGGSPFGTPGIYSLLPYAEHEYGIWMVKGGYAALPAILEQELISRGGRVVLNTEVTGLNIKNGVCEGIETAAGAENVDAVIYNGDFPHLSGLLGQTPDGSRKRKPYRPSSGCVLIYAGVDKTWEDATTHQFFLPPSLDGSLREVFNQRRIPAKSSFYVFNPAALDETAAPPGQSVLYFLIPVPDADGVDWSRESEALAERVLEEAEQRGFPGLREAIRWQKIRTPADAERDGLYGGGSFGIAPVLFQSGVYRPQPKPFPAIRGLYAAGASVHPGGGVPIVMQSARMAVNLLTKEMET from the coding sequence ATGAAACGGGCTGCCATCGTAGGTGCGGGCATTGGTGGACTGACTTCAGCGTTGCTGCTGAATAAACAGGGTTGGGATGTAACGGTATACGAACGGGGTTCCAGAGTTGGAGGTCGTATCGGCTACGAGCAGGAAGGGGACTATCGAATCGATCAGGGCCCTACGATCGTACTTCTGCCCGAGATGCTGCTTGGCATTTTGGAGGAAGCGGGGGTGGATCGTTCGAAGGTTGAGCTGCTGCGTTGTGATCCATTGTACAGGGTGCATTACAGTAGTGGACGTGTGATGACCAAAATGACGGCTCGTGAACAGCAGGCCGAAGAGATTGAACGTCTCTTCCCTGGAGAAAGCCAAGGATTCTCGAAATTTATGAAAGATATGGACACGCTGTTTCCGGCTGGACGGGCTGCGTTTCTGGAACGGGCTTTTCCACGAAAAAGGGATTTCTTCACTCCCTCTCTGATGTCCCTGATGGGCCGATTACGCGCACACAAGAGTGTACGGAAGGCTGTAGGTGATTATTTTCAGCATGAGGAACTATTGGATGCATATTCGCTGCAAAGTCTCTACATTGGAGGCTCTCCCTTCGGTACGCCGGGCATTTACTCCCTTCTTCCTTATGCAGAGCACGAATATGGCATTTGGATGGTGAAAGGCGGTTATGCTGCATTACCTGCCATACTGGAACAGGAACTAATATCACGTGGTGGACGTGTCGTATTAAACACCGAAGTGACGGGACTGAATATTAAAAATGGTGTATGCGAAGGTATAGAAACCGCCGCAGGCGCAGAAAATGTGGATGCAGTTATCTACAATGGTGATTTCCCCCACCTGTCTGGTCTGCTTGGTCAGACGCCTGATGGTTCACGCAAACGAAAGCCATATCGTCCCTCATCGGGATGTGTGTTGATCTATGCGGGGGTAGACAAAACCTGGGAGGATGCCACGACGCATCAGTTTTTCCTGCCCCCAAGTCTGGACGGCAGTTTACGGGAAGTGTTTAACCAGCGCCGCATTCCGGCAAAGTCCTCTTTTTATGTATTCAATCCGGCTGCATTGGACGAGACGGCAGCTCCGCCAGGTCAGAGTGTGTTGTACTTCCTCATTCCGGTGCCGGATGCCGATGGTGTCGACTGGTCTCGGGAGAGCGAGGCGCTGGCAGAGCGTGTGCTGGAAGAAGCGGAACAACGTGGATTTCCGGGACTCCGTGAAGCGATCAGGTGGCAAAAAATACGTACTCCCGCTGACGCTGAGCGTGACGGGCTGTATGGCGGCGGCAGCTTTGGCATCGCACCCGTACTGTTCCAATCCGGTGTATATCGTCCGCAACCGAAGCCGTTCCCGGCAATTCGGGGACTATATGCGGCAGGAGCGTCTGTACATCCGGGAGGCGGGGTTCCTATTGTGATGCAAAGTGCACGGATGGCAGTAAATCTACTCACGAAGGAGATGGAAACATGA